A window of the Hordeum vulgare subsp. vulgare chromosome 5H, MorexV3_pseudomolecules_assembly, whole genome shotgun sequence genome harbors these coding sequences:
- the LOC123397621 gene encoding SKP1-like protein 1 codes for MAADAASAAVKNLTLKSSDDEVFVVDVAVAMASQTIKHLVDDGCADNIIPLPNVSANILIKVIDYCKQHVLNGDAAAAAADSSSTSTSVKPDEVNLKAFDEHFVKVDQTVLFDLILAANYLEIKGLLDLTCQTVADMIKGKTPEEIRKTFNIVNDFTPQEEEEIRRENQWAFE; via the exons ATGGCGGCGGACGCGGCATCGGCGGCGGTGAAGAACCTCACGCTCAAGAGCTCCGACGACGAGGTGTTCGTGGTGGATGTGGCGGTGGCCATGGCGTCGCAGACCATCAAGCACCTGGTGGATGACGGCTGCGCCGACAACATCATCCCGCTCCCCAACGTCAGCGCCAATATCCTCATCAAGGTCATCGACTACTGCAAGCAGCACGTCCTGAACGGGgacgcagccgccgccgccgccgactcctcctccacctccacctccgtcAAGCCCGACGAGGTGAACCTCAAGGCCTTCGACGAGCACTTCGTCAAAGTCGACCAGACGGTCCTCTTCGACCTCATCCTG GCTGCGAACTACCTGGAGATCAAGGGGCTCCTCGACCTGACCTGTCAGACGGTCGCCGACATGATCAAGGGCAAGACTCCGGAGGAGATCCGCAAGACCTTCAACATCGTCAACGACTTCACAccgcaggaggaggaggaaattCGGAGGGAGAACCAGTGGGCCTTCGAGTGA
- the LOC123397620 gene encoding protein MCM10 homolog, whose protein sequence is MADAGDDLDLLLSLDEDGDQAVLETPPSSPSRPAAASAGYGAFTPPRAVARPGGTDMSVFRDAVKDYIEAVPASTSGSGPSRPKLPKSNQTLVDTYSGLRIKHMAVSPLEISNRFADIRFVRISAFKSLAGGDFFSGCWATAGVVLDMGTKRVSAQGKDYSIWKMGALDDSEVSVFLFGDAHTHYSGGHVGDVFALFNGNVRMDKGGQGFSVSVGSVGQMMKMGISADFSICKGTRKDGMACTMATNRRKGPYCKYHSSNTSSQKYSTGRVELKGGNFQFASKLRSNGIYMVKPPSERSDPRNPSRPLKVMSVDGLKRALSNADKVTTKNNSQGIRFLSHVTGSTEPNLVSTGTSTVVQKPMSTWSSLSKKLSSGTRPASSGAKVGAPKPGSQKQEQEAKRRKANNPSGNTIELDLGSSDDDEINIVLRR, encoded by the exons ATGGCGGACGCCGGCGACGACCTGGACCTCCTCCTGTCCCTGGACGAGGACGGCGACCAGGCCGTCCTCGAGACCCCTCCGTCCTCCCCCtcgcgccccgccgccgcctccgccggcTACGGCGCCTTCACGCCCCCGAGGGCCGTGGCGCGCCCGGGAGGCACCGACATGTCCGTCTTCCGCGACGCCGTCAAGGACTACATCGAGGCCGTCCCGGCCTCCACCTCCGGCTCGGGCCCCAGCCGCCCCAAGCTCCCCAAATCCAACCAAACCCTCGTCGACACCTACTCCGGCCTCCGCATCAAGCACATGGCCGTTTCCCCGCTCGAGATCTCCAACCGCTTCGCCGACATCCGATTCGTCCGCATCTCCGCCTTCAA gagcctggccggcggggaCTTCTTCTCGGGCTGCTGGGCGACCGCCGGCGTGGTGCTGGACATGGGCACGAAGCGGGTGAGCGCGCAGGGGAAGGACTACAGCATCTGGAAGATGGGCGCGCTGGACGACTCCGAGGTGTCGGTGTTCCTCTTCGGGGACGCCCACACCCACTACTCCGGCGGCCACGTCGGCGACGTCTTCGCGCTGTTCAACGGCAATGTTCGCATGGACAAGGGG GGGCAAGGGTTCTCGGTGAGCGTTGGCTCAGTGGGGCAGATGATGAAGATGGGCATCTCGGCGGATTTCAGCATCTGCAAAGGGACGAGGAAAGATGGGATGGCCTGCACCATGGCCACAAACAG GCGTAAGGGACCATACTGCAAATATCATTCATCG AACACATCATCGCAGAAGTACTCTACTGGCAGAGTGGAGCTTAAGGGTGG aaaCTTCCAGTTTGCTTCCAAACTTCGTTCCAATGGGATTTATATGGTCAAGCCTCCCTCAGAACGATCCGATCCGAGGAATCCATCACGACCACTGAAAGTAATGTCAGTTGATGGGTTAAAAAGGGCTTTAAG TAATGCGGATAAAGtgaccaccaagaacaactctcagGGTATAAGGTTCCTCTCCCATGTCACAG GCAGTACGGAACCGAATCTCGTGAGCACCGGTACTTCGACGGTTGTACAGAAGCCAATGTCGACCTGGAGTAGCCTGTCGAAAAAGCTGAGCTCAGGCACAAG GCCGGCGTCTTCTGGCGCAAAGGTAGGAGCGCCCAAACCGGGCTCGCAGAAGCAGGAGCAAGAGGCCAAGAGGAGAAAGGCGAACAACCCTTCGGGGAACACGATCGAGCTGGACCTTGGCAGCTCGGACGACGACGAGATCAACATAGTGCTGCGACGCTGA